A part of Gossypium hirsutum isolate 1008001.06 chromosome A07, Gossypium_hirsutum_v2.1, whole genome shotgun sequence genomic DNA contains:
- the LOC121231954 gene encoding diacylglycerol O-acyltransferase 1C gives MAMSESQEISGSSTATVIGTSRSESDLNHFAPRRRAVNNAVDARTRVVERNNSGNGETVDARDRMESANFSRENVNENPTNSDTRFTYRPSVPAHWRIKESPLSSDNIFQQSHAGLFNLCVVVLVAVNSRLIIENLMKYGWLIRSGFWFSSRSLRDWPLFMCCLSLPIFPIAAFVVEKLLQQNQISERTLILLHILISTLAVLYPVVVILRCDSAFLSGIALMLLACIVWLKLVSYAHTNSDMRSVAKLTEKGSEGCMYNVSFRSLAYFMAAPTLCYQTSYPRTASIRKNWVVRQFIKLIIFTGLMGFIIEQYINPIVQNSQHPLKANFLYAIERILKLSVPNTYVWLCMFYSFFHLWLNILAELLRFGDREFYKDWWNAKTVEEYWRMWNMPVHKWMVRHIYLPCLRNGIPKGVAVLIAFLVSAIFHELCIAVPCHLFKLWAFFGIMFQAPLVLITSYLQNKFQSSMVGNMIFWFIFCILGQPTCVLLYYHDLMNRKGSAD, from the exons aTGGCGATGTCCGAGTCACAGGAGATTTCAGGGAGTAGTACGGCGACGGTGATCGGTACCTCACGTAGCGAGTCAGATCTTAATCATTTTGCGCCCCGTCGTCGAGCCGTGAATAACGCGGTCGATGCACGAACTAGAGTTGTGGAGCGTAACAATTCCGGTAATGGCGAGACAGTGGACGCTAGGGATCGAATGGAATCGGCTAATTTCTCGAGGGAAAACGTGAATGAGAATCCGACTAATTCAGATACGAGGTTCACGTATCGGCCTTCTGTTCCTGCTCATTGGAGGATCAAAGAAAGCCCTCTGAGCTCTGACAATATCTTCCAACAG AGTCATGCAGGCCTGTTTAACCTATGTGTTGTAGTGCTTGTTGCTGTAAACAGCCGGCTTATTATTGAGAACCTGATGAAG TATGGGTGGTTAATCAGATCTGGCTTTTGGTTTAGTTCGAGGTCATTGAGGGATTGGCCTCTTTTTATGTGCTG TCTTTCTCTCCCAATATTCCCAATCGCGGCCTTTGTAGTTGAAAAGTTGTTGCAACAGAATCAAATTTCTGAACGA ACTCTTATTTTACTTCATATACTGATTAGCACGCTTGCAGTTCTATATCCAGTTGTTGTTATTCTCAG GTGTGATTCTGCATTCTTATCAGGCATTGCATTGATGCTACTTGCTTGCATTGTCTGGTTAAAATTGGTCTCCTATGCTCATACTAACAGTGATATGAGATCAGTTGCGAAGTTGACTGAAAAG GGAAGTGAAGGCTGCATGTACAATGTTAGCTTCAGGAGTCTGGCATACTTCATGGCAGCTCCCACATTATGTTACCAG ACAAGCTATCCTCGTACTGCATCAATTAGAAAAAATTGGGTGGTTCGTCAATTTATCAAGTTAATAATATTTACTGGACTCATGGGTTTCATAATAGAACAG TATATCAATCCAATTGTTCAGAACTCTCAGCACCCTTTGAAGGCGAACTTTTTATATGCCATAGAAAGAATTTTGAAGCTTTCAGTTCCAAATACATATGTCTGGCTTTGCATGTTCTACAGCTTCTTTCATCTCTG GTTAAATATATTGGCTGAGCTTCTTCGTTTTGGGGACCGTGAGTTTTATAAAGATTGGTGGAATGCAAAAACTGTTGAGGAG TATTGGAGAATGTGGAATATG cCTGTTCATAAATGGATGGTTCGCCATATCTATTTGCCATGCTTAAGGAACGGTATACCAAAG GGAGTTGCCGTTCTTATCGCCTTCTTGGTTTCTGCTATATTTCATGAG CTCTGCATTGCTGTTCCTTGCCACTTATTTAAGTTATGGGCTTTCTTTGGCATCATGTTTCAG GCTCCCTTGGTCTTGATCACGAGTTATCTTCAAAATAAGTTCCAGAGTTCAATG GTGGGAAATATGATATTCTGGTTCATATTCTGCATTCTTGGTCAACCAACGTGCGTACTTTTATATTATCATGATTTGATGAATCGCAAAGGATCAGCAGATTAA
- the LOC121231955 gene encoding uncharacterized protein — protein sequence MENFRSKSCREGKAQQMESKNGINGMQDLRCYSASNGGSTMNNGQTQIPNNVDKFKKSKSSNGSCSKSWNLNDPELRRKKRVASYRVYSVEGKVKGSLKKSFRWLKERYVRVVYGWW from the coding sequence ATGGAAAATTTTAGATCCAAATCATGTAGGGAAGGAAAGGCTCAACAAATGGAGAGCAAGAATGGCATAAATGGCATGCAAGATCTAAGGTGTTACAGTGCTTCCAATGGTGGTTCAACGATGAACAATGGACAAACCCAGATCCCGAATAACGTCGATAAGTTCAAGAAAAGCAAATCCAGCAATGGGTCTTGCTCGAAAAGCTGGAATCTCAATGACCCAGAGTTGAGGAGGAAAAAAAGGGTAGCTAGTTATAGGGTTTATAGTGTTGAAGGGAAAGTGAAAGGATCATTGAAGAAGAGTTTTAGATGGCTTAAAGAGAGGTATGTTAGGGTTGTTTATGGATGGtggtaa
- the LOC107932235 gene encoding casein kinase I isoform X3, with translation MEPCVGNKFRLGRKIGSGSFGEIYLGTNIQTNEEVAIKLENVKTKHPQLLYESKLYRILQGGTGIPNLRWFGVEGDYNVLVIDLLGPSLEDLFNFCSRKLSLKSVLMLADQMINRVEFFHSKAFLHRDIKPDNFLMGLGRRTNQVYIIDYGLAKKYRDSSTHQHIPYRENKNLTGTARYASMNTHLGIEQSRRDDLESLGFVLMYFLRGSLPWQGLKAGTKKQKYEKISEKKVSTSIEALCRGYPTEFASYFHYCRSLRFDDKPDYAYLKRIFRDLFIREGFQFDYVFDWTILKYQQSQLTNPPARALGLGAGTSSPLPPAIANADRHTEDTRAAGLSSMDSSRRRASGPLMSSGNYAKQKSPVANDHSGGSSSRQAGVSSSRDAFAGSDVDPQRSRTAYASPGALQKNSSRQRSPIDSADPKRSMSARNTSHVKNYEAALKGIEGLQFESDERIHY, from the exons ATGGAACCTTGTGTTGGTAATAAGTTTCGACTTGGTCGTAAGATCGGCAGTGGTTCTTTTGGAGAGATCTATCTAG GTACGAACATTCAGACCAACGAAGAAGTTGCCATTAAGCTT GAAAATGTGAAGACAAAGCATCCCCAGTTGTTATACGAATCGAAGTTATACAGGATCCTGCAGGGAGGAA CTGGGATTCCAAATTTGAGATGGTTTGGAGTTGAGGGAGACTATAATGTCCTGGTTATAGATCTGCTTGGACCTAGTCTTGAAGATCTATTTAATTTCTGCAGTCGGAAACTCTCATTGAAGTCAGTTCTAATGCTTGCAGATCAAATG ATCAACCGTGTTGAATTTTTTCATTCAAAAGCATTCCTACATCGAGATATTAAGCCAGATAATTTTCTTATGGGCTTGGGAAGGCGTACGAATCAG GTATACATCATCGACTATGGTCTAGCTAAGAAATATAGAGACAGTTCAACCCATCAGCACATTCCATACAG GGAAAATAAGAATCTGACTGGAACTGCAAGATATGCAAGCATGAATACACACTTGGGCATTG AGCAAAGCCGTAGGGATGATTTAGAGTCTCTTGGATTTGTGCTTATGTACTTCCTAAGAGGAAG TCTTCCTTGGCAAGGCCTGAAAGCTGGCACCAAAAAACAGAAATACGAGAAAATTAGTGAGAAGAAAGTTTCTACTTCAATTGAG GCCTTATGTCGAGGTTATCCTACAGAGTTTGCCTCATACTTCCATTATTGCCGTTCACTAAGGTTTGATGATAAGCCAGACTATGCTTATCTTAAAAGAATCTTTCGTGACCTCTTTATTCGTGAAG GCTTCCAGTTCGATTATGTCTTTGATTGGACCATTTTGAAGTATCAGCAATCACAGTTGACCAATCCTCCAGCTCGAGCCCTT GGCCTCGGTGCTGGAACAAGTTCTCCCCTGCCACCTGCAATTGCGAATGCTGACAGACACACAG AGGACACACGAGCAGCTGGTTTGTCATCCATGGATTCTTCTCGGCGGAGAGCATCAGGACCCTTGATGAGTTCTGGAAATTATGCAAAGCAGAAGAGTCCAGTTGCAAATGATCAT TCAGGTGGATCATCTTCAAGACAAGCTGGTGTTTCTAGCAGTCGTGATGCATTTGCTGGTAGCGATGTTGACCCACAACGTTCTCGTACAGCCTACGCTAGCCCCGGAGCACTGCAAAAGAATTCAAGTCGACAAAGAAGTCCCATTGATTCTGCCGACCCTAAGCGGTCAATGTCTGCAAGAAACACCAGTCATGTCAAGAACTATGAAGCGGCCCTCAAAGGAATCGAGGGCCTGCAATTTGAAAGCGACGAGAGAATTCACTATTAA
- the LOC107932235 gene encoding casein kinase I isoform X2, translating to MEPCVGNKFRLGRKIGSGSFGEIYLGTNIQTNEEVAIKLENVKTKHPQLLYESKLYRILQGGTGIPNLRWFGVEGDYNVLVIDLLGPSLEDLFNFCSRKLSLKSVLMLADQMINRVEFFHSKAFLHRDIKPDNFLMGLGRRTNQVYIIDYGLAKKYRDSSTHQHIPYRENKNLTGTARYASMNTHLGIEQSRRDDLESLGFVLMYFLRGSLPWQGLKAGTKKQKYEKISEKKVSTSIEALCRGYPTEFASYFHYCRSLRFDDKPDYAYLKRIFRDLFIREGFQFDYVFDWTILKYQQSQLTNPPARALGLGAGTSSPLPPAIANADRHTAAEDTRAAGLSSMDSSRRRASGPLMSSGNYAKQKSPVANDHSGGSSSRQAGVSSSRDAFAGSDVDPQRSRTAYASPGALQKNSSRQRSPIDSADPKRSMSARNTSHVKNYEAALKGIEGLQFESDERIHY from the exons ATGGAACCTTGTGTTGGTAATAAGTTTCGACTTGGTCGTAAGATCGGCAGTGGTTCTTTTGGAGAGATCTATCTAG GTACGAACATTCAGACCAACGAAGAAGTTGCCATTAAGCTT GAAAATGTGAAGACAAAGCATCCCCAGTTGTTATACGAATCGAAGTTATACAGGATCCTGCAGGGAGGAA CTGGGATTCCAAATTTGAGATGGTTTGGAGTTGAGGGAGACTATAATGTCCTGGTTATAGATCTGCTTGGACCTAGTCTTGAAGATCTATTTAATTTCTGCAGTCGGAAACTCTCATTGAAGTCAGTTCTAATGCTTGCAGATCAAATG ATCAACCGTGTTGAATTTTTTCATTCAAAAGCATTCCTACATCGAGATATTAAGCCAGATAATTTTCTTATGGGCTTGGGAAGGCGTACGAATCAG GTATACATCATCGACTATGGTCTAGCTAAGAAATATAGAGACAGTTCAACCCATCAGCACATTCCATACAG GGAAAATAAGAATCTGACTGGAACTGCAAGATATGCAAGCATGAATACACACTTGGGCATTG AGCAAAGCCGTAGGGATGATTTAGAGTCTCTTGGATTTGTGCTTATGTACTTCCTAAGAGGAAG TCTTCCTTGGCAAGGCCTGAAAGCTGGCACCAAAAAACAGAAATACGAGAAAATTAGTGAGAAGAAAGTTTCTACTTCAATTGAG GCCTTATGTCGAGGTTATCCTACAGAGTTTGCCTCATACTTCCATTATTGCCGTTCACTAAGGTTTGATGATAAGCCAGACTATGCTTATCTTAAAAGAATCTTTCGTGACCTCTTTATTCGTGAAG GCTTCCAGTTCGATTATGTCTTTGATTGGACCATTTTGAAGTATCAGCAATCACAGTTGACCAATCCTCCAGCTCGAGCCCTT GGCCTCGGTGCTGGAACAAGTTCTCCCCTGCCACCTGCAATTGCGAATGCTGACAGACACACAG CTGCAGAGGACACACGAGCAGCTGGTTTGTCATCCATGGATTCTTCTCGGCGGAGAGCATCAGGACCCTTGATGAGTTCTGGAAATTATGCAAAGCAGAAGAGTCCAGTTGCAAATGATCAT TCAGGTGGATCATCTTCAAGACAAGCTGGTGTTTCTAGCAGTCGTGATGCATTTGCTGGTAGCGATGTTGACCCACAACGTTCTCGTACAGCCTACGCTAGCCCCGGAGCACTGCAAAAGAATTCAAGTCGACAAAGAAGTCCCATTGATTCTGCCGACCCTAAGCGGTCAATGTCTGCAAGAAACACCAGTCATGTCAAGAACTATGAAGCGGCCCTCAAAGGAATCGAGGGCCTGCAATTTGAAAGCGACGAGAGAATTCACTATTAA
- the LOC107932235 gene encoding casein kinase I (The RefSeq protein has 3 substitutions compared to this genomic sequence), whose translation MEPCVGNKFRLGRKIGSGSFGEIYLGTNIQTNEEVAIKLENVKTKHPQLLYESKLYRILQGGTGIPNLRWFGVEGDYNVLVIDLLGPSLEDLFNFCSRKLSLKSVLMLADQMINRVEFFHSKAFLHRDIKPDNFLMGLGRRTNQVYIIDYGLAKKYRDSSTHQHIPYRENKNLTGTARYASMNTHLGIEQSRRDDLESLGFVLMYFLRGSLPWQGLKAGTKKQKYEKISEKKVSTSIEALCRGYPTEFASYFHYCRSLRFDDKPDYAYLKRIFRDLFIREGFQFDYVFDWTILKYQQSQLTNPPARALGLGAGTSSPLPPAIANADRHTAAEDTRAAGLSSMDSSRRRASGPLMSSGNYAKQKSPVANDHFIGQSGGSSSRQVGVSSSRDAFAGSDVDPQRSRTAYASPGALQKNSSRQRSPIDSADPKRSISARNTSHVKNYEAALKGIEGLQFEGDERIHY comes from the exons ATGGAACCTTGTGTTGGTAATAAGTTTCGACTTGGTCGTAAGATCGGCAGTGGTTCTTTTGGAGAGATCTATCTAG GTACGAACATTCAGACCAACGAAGAAGTTGCCATTAAGCTT GAAAATGTGAAGACAAAGCATCCCCAGTTGTTATACGAATCGAAGTTATACAGGATCCTGCAGGGAGGAA CTGGGATTCCAAATTTGAGATGGTTTGGAGTTGAGGGAGACTATAATGTCCTGGTTATAGATCTGCTTGGACCTAGTCTTGAAGATCTATTTAATTTCTGCAGTCGGAAACTCTCATTGAAGTCAGTTCTAATGCTTGCAGATCAAATG ATCAACCGTGTTGAATTTTTTCATTCAAAAGCATTCCTACATCGAGATATTAAGCCAGATAATTTTCTTATGGGCTTGGGAAGGCGTACGAATCAG GTATACATCATCGACTATGGTCTAGCTAAGAAATATAGAGACAGTTCAACCCATCAGCACATTCCATACAG GGAAAATAAGAATCTGACTGGAACTGCAAGATATGCAAGCATGAATACACACTTGGGCATTG AGCAAAGCCGTAGGGATGATTTAGAGTCTCTTGGATTTGTGCTTATGTACTTCCTAAGAGGAAG TCTTCCTTGGCAAGGCCTGAAAGCTGGCACCAAAAAACAGAAATACGAGAAAATTAGTGAGAAGAAAGTTTCTACTTCAATTGAG GCCTTATGTCGAGGTTATCCTACAGAGTTTGCCTCATACTTCCATTATTGCCGTTCACTAAGGTTTGATGATAAGCCAGACTATGCTTATCTTAAAAGAATCTTTCGTGACCTCTTTATTCGTGAAG GCTTCCAGTTCGATTATGTCTTTGATTGGACCATTTTGAAGTATCAGCAATCACAGTTGACCAATCCTCCAGCTCGAGCCCTT GGCCTCGGTGCTGGAACAAGTTCTCCCCTGCCACCTGCAATTGCGAATGCTGACAGACACACAG CTGCAGAGGACACACGAGCAGCTGGTTTGTCATCCATGGATTCTTCTCGGCGGAGAGCATCAGGACCCTTGATGAGTTCTGGAAATTATGCAAAGCAGAAGAGTCCAGTTGCAAATGATCAT TTTATTGGGCAGTCAGGTGGATCATCTTCAAGACAAGCTGGTGTTTCTAGCAGTCGTGATGCATTTGCTGGTAGCGATGTTGACCCACAACGTTCTCGTACAGCCTACGCTAGCCCCGGAGCACTGCAAAAGAATTCAAGTCGACAAAGAAGTCCCATTGATTCTGCCGACCCTAAGCGGTCAATGTCTGCAAGAAACACCAGTCATGTCAAGAACTATGAAGCGGCCCTCAAAGGAATCGAGGGCCTGCAATTTGAAAGCGACGAGAGAATTCACTATTAA
- the LOC107932235 gene encoding casein kinase I isoform X1 translates to MEPCVGNKFRLGRKIGSGSFGEIYLGTNIQTNEEVAIKLENVKTKHPQLLYESKLYRILQGGTGIPNLRWFGVEGDYNVLVIDLLGPSLEDLFNFCSRKLSLKSVLMLADQMINRVEFFHSKAFLHRDIKPDNFLMGLGRRTNQVYIIDYGLAKKYRDSSTHQHIPYRENKNLTGTARYASMNTHLGIEQSRRDDLESLGFVLMYFLRGSLPWQGLKAGTKKQKYEKISEKKVSTSIEALCRGYPTEFASYFHYCRSLRFDDKPDYAYLKRIFRDLFIREGFQFDYVFDWTILKYQQSQLTNPPARALGLGAGTSSPLPPAIANADRHTEDTRAAGLSSMDSSRRRASGPLMSSGNYAKQKSPVANDHFIGQSGGSSSRQAGVSSSRDAFAGSDVDPQRSRTAYASPGALQKNSSRQRSPIDSADPKRSMSARNTSHVKNYEAALKGIEGLQFESDERIHY, encoded by the exons ATGGAACCTTGTGTTGGTAATAAGTTTCGACTTGGTCGTAAGATCGGCAGTGGTTCTTTTGGAGAGATCTATCTAG GTACGAACATTCAGACCAACGAAGAAGTTGCCATTAAGCTT GAAAATGTGAAGACAAAGCATCCCCAGTTGTTATACGAATCGAAGTTATACAGGATCCTGCAGGGAGGAA CTGGGATTCCAAATTTGAGATGGTTTGGAGTTGAGGGAGACTATAATGTCCTGGTTATAGATCTGCTTGGACCTAGTCTTGAAGATCTATTTAATTTCTGCAGTCGGAAACTCTCATTGAAGTCAGTTCTAATGCTTGCAGATCAAATG ATCAACCGTGTTGAATTTTTTCATTCAAAAGCATTCCTACATCGAGATATTAAGCCAGATAATTTTCTTATGGGCTTGGGAAGGCGTACGAATCAG GTATACATCATCGACTATGGTCTAGCTAAGAAATATAGAGACAGTTCAACCCATCAGCACATTCCATACAG GGAAAATAAGAATCTGACTGGAACTGCAAGATATGCAAGCATGAATACACACTTGGGCATTG AGCAAAGCCGTAGGGATGATTTAGAGTCTCTTGGATTTGTGCTTATGTACTTCCTAAGAGGAAG TCTTCCTTGGCAAGGCCTGAAAGCTGGCACCAAAAAACAGAAATACGAGAAAATTAGTGAGAAGAAAGTTTCTACTTCAATTGAG GCCTTATGTCGAGGTTATCCTACAGAGTTTGCCTCATACTTCCATTATTGCCGTTCACTAAGGTTTGATGATAAGCCAGACTATGCTTATCTTAAAAGAATCTTTCGTGACCTCTTTATTCGTGAAG GCTTCCAGTTCGATTATGTCTTTGATTGGACCATTTTGAAGTATCAGCAATCACAGTTGACCAATCCTCCAGCTCGAGCCCTT GGCCTCGGTGCTGGAACAAGTTCTCCCCTGCCACCTGCAATTGCGAATGCTGACAGACACACAG AGGACACACGAGCAGCTGGTTTGTCATCCATGGATTCTTCTCGGCGGAGAGCATCAGGACCCTTGATGAGTTCTGGAAATTATGCAAAGCAGAAGAGTCCAGTTGCAAATGATCAT TTTATTGGGCAGTCAGGTGGATCATCTTCAAGACAAGCTGGTGTTTCTAGCAGTCGTGATGCATTTGCTGGTAGCGATGTTGACCCACAACGTTCTCGTACAGCCTACGCTAGCCCCGGAGCACTGCAAAAGAATTCAAGTCGACAAAGAAGTCCCATTGATTCTGCCGACCCTAAGCGGTCAATGTCTGCAAGAAACACCAGTCATGTCAAGAACTATGAAGCGGCCCTCAAAGGAATCGAGGGCCTGCAATTTGAAAGCGACGAGAGAATTCACTATTAA